In Streptomyces sp. NBC_00224, the following are encoded in one genomic region:
- a CDS encoding helix-turn-helix transcriptional regulator, translated as MDSPRLPVGERIVYYRRENGNRTRAAVAGLCGISERYLAYIEGGQRIPSHGVLVRIAAELGVPVSALLTEVDTPEQAAPLTVAPAIAQALMGYGPPRSRDVIPAAELRDAVEAAWRIWQTSKTRFTEIATVLPRLIGEVEHATRARRLGTDAPARRDVLRTAADLYGLTRSYCRRTGRNDLALMVADRALRAAEDADDPIRIAAASWNMGHVMLSDPHEGAVEEAADIALSAIETLSRGKETREARAMAGALQLVAVVASARRRQWWRARDRLTNQARGLGDRAGEGNVQHTVFGPTNVALHALSIEMLAGEAGEALRVADSIDTRQLPSRERAFTFTLEVARCYAMRHEDAATLVHLLRLEELSTEDLARSPAALDLLADLRRRARPTYRDQVDGLAARAGLT; from the coding sequence ATGGACTCACCGAGGCTGCCCGTCGGTGAGCGGATCGTGTACTACCGCCGAGAGAACGGCAACCGCACGCGAGCCGCCGTCGCCGGGCTCTGCGGCATCAGCGAGCGCTACCTCGCCTACATCGAGGGCGGTCAGCGCATCCCCTCCCATGGCGTCCTCGTCCGCATCGCCGCCGAACTCGGAGTCCCCGTCAGCGCGCTCCTCACCGAGGTCGACACGCCCGAACAAGCAGCCCCGCTGACCGTCGCACCCGCCATCGCCCAAGCCCTCATGGGCTACGGGCCGCCACGCTCCCGCGACGTCATCCCGGCCGCGGAACTCCGCGATGCCGTCGAGGCGGCCTGGCGGATCTGGCAGACGTCCAAGACACGCTTCACGGAAATCGCCACTGTGCTCCCTCGACTGATCGGAGAGGTCGAGCACGCCACTCGCGCACGCCGTCTCGGAACCGACGCCCCGGCACGGCGCGACGTCCTGCGTACTGCCGCTGACCTCTACGGATTGACACGCTCCTACTGCCGCCGCACCGGCCGCAACGACCTCGCCCTCATGGTCGCCGACCGGGCTCTGCGCGCCGCCGAAGATGCCGACGATCCCATCCGTATCGCGGCAGCCAGCTGGAACATGGGCCACGTCATGCTGTCCGACCCGCACGAAGGCGCCGTGGAAGAAGCCGCCGACATCGCACTCTCCGCCATCGAGACCCTCAGCCGAGGCAAAGAGACCCGCGAAGCCCGCGCCATGGCCGGGGCTCTCCAACTCGTCGCCGTCGTCGCCTCCGCCCGTCGCCGCCAGTGGTGGAGAGCCCGCGACCGACTCACCAACCAGGCGCGCGGCCTCGGTGACCGCGCGGGTGAGGGGAACGTTCAGCACACGGTGTTCGGCCCTACCAACGTCGCTCTGCACGCGCTGAGCATCGAGATGCTCGCCGGGGAGGCCGGGGAAGCGCTGCGTGTGGCCGACAGCATTGACACCCGCCAACTCCCCAGCCGCGAAAGGGCATTCACGTTCACCCTTGAAGTGGCGCGCTGCTACGCCATGCGGCACGAAGACGCCGCGACTCTCGTCCACCTCCTGCGCCTGGAGGAACTTTCCACCGAGGACCTGGCTCGCAGCCCAGCCGCCCTCGATCTCCTTGCCGACCTGCGTAGAAGAGCCCGGCCCACGTACCGGGACCAGGTCGACGGCCTCGCAGCGAGGGCGGGACTGACATGA
- a CDS encoding haloacid dehalogenase-like hydrolase produces MRLVLWDVDHTLIDTCGVGRELSAAAFLAATGVPMREQAAIDGITEPVIFRETAKLHGLVTDREDFERFAQALEEQHLKRAAELRERGQALPGAAVALGALAAAGVRQTVVSGNIQAAARIKLSVFGLDTHIEWEIGAYGEDADERGDLVRLALDQAGVAAADAILIGDTPADVEGGRTQGVRVIAVASGRSSEADLKAVGADVALPDLRDVGLLVQLVRDGVG; encoded by the coding sequence ATGCGGCTGGTGTTGTGGGATGTCGATCACACGCTGATCGATACGTGCGGGGTGGGGCGGGAGTTGTCGGCGGCGGCGTTCCTCGCGGCTACGGGTGTGCCGATGCGGGAGCAGGCGGCGATCGACGGGATCACCGAACCGGTCATTTTCCGGGAGACCGCGAAGCTGCACGGGCTGGTCACGGATCGGGAAGACTTCGAGCGGTTCGCTCAGGCCCTCGAAGAGCAGCATCTGAAGCGAGCGGCCGAGCTCCGGGAACGAGGGCAGGCACTTCCCGGAGCCGCGGTGGCCCTGGGGGCCTTGGCCGCGGCGGGCGTCCGGCAGACGGTGGTGTCGGGCAACATCCAGGCCGCCGCCAGGATCAAGTTGTCCGTGTTCGGCCTGGATACACACATCGAATGGGAGATCGGGGCTTACGGCGAGGACGCCGACGAGCGTGGCGACCTGGTGCGACTGGCCCTCGACCAGGCGGGCGTCGCTGCGGCTGACGCGATTCTGATCGGCGACACTCCGGCCGACGTCGAGGGCGGCCGGACCCAGGGGGTACGGGTCATCGCCGTCGCCTCCGGCAGGAGCAGCGAGGCCGATCTGAAGGCGGTCGGCGCCGATGTCGCGCTGCCGGATCTGCGGGATGTGGGTCTGCTGGTGCAGTTGGTGCGGGACGGTGTCGGCTGA
- a CDS encoding NPCBM/NEW2 domain-containing protein — protein sequence MTAFTGLAGLLLGFFGVPSFVTPPTARTVTATTTVTATATVTASPAPDPSGSTSSPPSPRADGTKDVPLTDIAPLGGSYVNWAVGPVVMGGKRFSNAVTTEPGNGESVGYSINERYQSLTATVGLDDDGLAYPATVTFKSGDESGKTLKTVTAQINRPAKVTVELTGVAILTIEVGQADFKTPKVALGDPVLHRL from the coding sequence GTGACCGCGTTCACCGGCCTCGCCGGGCTCCTGCTCGGATTCTTCGGAGTCCCCTCGTTCGTGACGCCACCCACCGCGCGCACGGTCACGGCCACGACGACTGTCACGGCAACGGCGACAGTGACAGCTTCCCCCGCTCCCGACCCGAGCGGATCCACGAGCTCGCCTCCGAGCCCACGCGCCGACGGGACCAAAGACGTACCGCTGACCGACATCGCGCCTCTCGGTGGGTCATACGTCAACTGGGCGGTCGGGCCTGTGGTGATGGGTGGCAAGCGCTTCTCCAATGCCGTCACCACCGAGCCGGGCAACGGCGAAAGTGTGGGCTACAGCATCAACGAGCGCTACCAGAGCCTCACCGCCACCGTCGGTCTTGACGACGACGGCCTGGCGTATCCCGCCACAGTGACGTTCAAGAGCGGTGACGAGAGCGGCAAGACCCTCAAGACGGTGACCGCACAGATCAATCGGCCGGCCAAGGTGACCGTGGAGCTCACGGGCGTCGCCATCCTCACGATCGAGGTCGGGCAGGCCGACTTCAAAACTCCCAAAGTCGCCCTCGGTGATCCCGTGCTCCACCGCCTCTGA
- a CDS encoding serine protease, with the protein MRHRRKINRTFAGAFVALAVGGGTAAVLGAAYADSPLIIGGQPAAETYAFMGSLQVNGQHDCGATLIGSKVMVTAKHCVMGQNAASMTVRIGSNDRAAGGTVARVARVVPFDTSQNLPGQDIALLVLADDVPNTPAEIASAPPKADAELRLIGWGQDKCPVKGCQPEPPRQLKMLNTAVKSGSSCGSTFVAGKELCVGGTASDTACFGDSGGPALVKNADKWQLVGATSRGTGSGPQGESRCDTGNAIYTDVSAFRDWVKQNSSGGPARGAEPGGAGGGPGLPGGMPGGMPRGMPHGMPGGMPGGATGGAGMPGFPGRGPGGPGGPGGPGGMPGGGGGGGGIPGGGGGGMPGLPGLPGLPGLPGGTGGMPEMPGMPGPGGPGGWPGMPGFPGLPGLPGGPGGPDGFPGFPGGGPEGMPGMPGMPDMPPFV; encoded by the coding sequence ATGAGGCATCGAAGGAAGATCAATCGTACGTTCGCGGGAGCCTTCGTGGCGCTGGCCGTCGGCGGCGGTACGGCGGCGGTGCTCGGTGCCGCCTACGCGGATTCGCCGCTGATCATAGGTGGGCAGCCCGCGGCGGAAACGTATGCGTTCATGGGGTCGCTTCAAGTGAACGGGCAACATGACTGCGGTGCCACCCTCATCGGCTCGAAGGTCATGGTGACGGCGAAGCACTGCGTCATGGGGCAGAACGCGGCATCCATGACGGTGCGTATCGGATCGAACGACCGCGCCGCCGGTGGCACCGTGGCCCGAGTCGCCAGGGTGGTGCCCTTCGACACCTCGCAGAACCTGCCGGGCCAGGACATCGCGCTGCTCGTCCTGGCCGACGACGTACCGAACACGCCCGCCGAGATCGCCTCGGCGCCGCCGAAGGCGGACGCGGAGCTGCGATTGATCGGGTGGGGCCAGGACAAGTGCCCCGTCAAGGGCTGCCAGCCCGAACCGCCGCGTCAGCTGAAGATGCTGAACACCGCCGTCAAATCCGGCAGTTCGTGCGGGAGCACCTTCGTGGCGGGCAAGGAACTGTGCGTCGGCGGGACGGCGAGCGACACCGCGTGCTTCGGCGATTCGGGAGGTCCCGCGCTCGTCAAGAATGCCGATAAGTGGCAATTGGTGGGTGCTACGAGCAGGGGTACGGGGAGCGGGCCCCAGGGCGAATCCCGCTGCGACACCGGTAACGCGATCTACACGGACGTCTCGGCCTTCCGGGACTGGGTGAAGCAGAACTCCTCGGGCGGGCCCGCGCGGGGCGCGGAGCCCGGCGGCGCCGGCGGCGGGCCCGGACTTCCCGGCGGGATGCCCGGCGGGATGCCTCGTGGAATGCCTCACGGGATGCCTGGTGGGATGCCCGGAGGCGCGACGGGTGGTGCCGGTATGCCGGGGTTCCCCGGCCGTGGGCCTGGTGGGCCTGGTGGGCCCGGGGGGCCCGGGGGGATGCCGGGCGGTGGCGGTGGTGGTGGCGGTATACCAGGGGGTGGCGGTGGCGGCATGCCGGGCCTGCCTGGTCTGCCCGGCCTGCCGGGCCTGCCTGGCGGTACCGGGGGTATGCCCGAGATGCCTGGCATGCCGGGCCCGGGTGGCCCTGGAGGCTGGCCGGGCATGCCGGGCTTCCCCGGTCTCCCCGGTCTCCCCGGTGGTCCCGGCGGTCCCGACGGCTTCCCCGGCTTCCCCGGCGGTGGCCCCGAGGGGATGCCGGGGATGCCGGGGATGCCGGACATGCCGCCGTTCGTCTGA
- a CDS encoding histidine kinase yields the protein MSRGERQSEPVEPVEPETPGADTRRTEEPGPLTGLAPRPKLRSFIYDLMLAAVATAYALLAPLSLALFPAMPADPGVPFAQPSPLAVSVSVYASLAASLSVLLRRRLPLVPAVLAVVSLSVHGVRELYPVALYTLVVQGRHRWAVFVGLAGAAIPIALTVAFPPPPPPPGLPAPPPIALFNEYVLGHLAPLVAAPVLIGASVRTYRLYIELARDRARRLEREQELTALNARLEERTRIARDLHDVVAHYVGLSVIQAGALEIRSTDGPVTDTARLIGDLGRRAMSELRDLLDVLRSDADPAAQGSVSDEETTGIWRGKVQDLVVRTQQAGASVSWEMSGEVTQSGADTNDIAYRVVQEGLSNALRHAPGAPIHFTVAASPRELHVRVRNGAPTAASPPGGRPPSGGYGLVGMRERIAGMGGSLVTLPTSDAGFLLEATIPTAGTTAGTKTGSTTGNTP from the coding sequence GTGTCCCGGGGAGAGCGGCAGTCCGAGCCGGTCGAGCCGGTCGAGCCGGAAACGCCCGGCGCCGACACCCGGCGGACCGAGGAACCCGGTCCCCTCACGGGGCTGGCTCCACGGCCGAAGCTACGCAGCTTCATCTATGACCTGATGCTGGCGGCGGTAGCCACCGCCTACGCACTCCTCGCCCCACTCTCCCTCGCCCTGTTTCCCGCCATGCCCGCCGATCCCGGGGTGCCGTTCGCCCAGCCCTCGCCACTGGCCGTATCGGTGTCGGTGTACGCGTCGCTCGCGGCCTCGCTCTCGGTGCTCCTGCGCCGCCGCCTGCCACTCGTTCCCGCCGTGCTGGCCGTCGTGTCCTTGTCGGTGCACGGCGTGAGGGAGCTGTACCCGGTCGCGCTGTACACGCTCGTCGTGCAAGGGCGACACCGCTGGGCCGTGTTCGTCGGCCTCGCCGGTGCCGCGATTCCGATCGCCTTGACGGTGGCCTTCCCTCCGCCCCCACCCCCGCCGGGGCTGCCCGCGCCTCCACCCATCGCACTGTTCAATGAATACGTCCTGGGCCACCTCGCTCCCCTGGTCGCCGCCCCGGTACTGATCGGAGCGTCGGTCCGTACGTACCGCCTGTACATCGAGCTCGCGCGCGACCGCGCCCGCCGCCTCGAACGCGAGCAGGAGTTGACGGCGCTCAACGCCCGGCTGGAGGAGCGCACCCGGATCGCCCGCGACCTGCACGACGTGGTCGCCCACTACGTCGGCCTGTCGGTCATCCAGGCCGGGGCCCTGGAAATCCGCTCCACGGACGGACCCGTGACGGACACCGCCCGCCTCATCGGCGACCTCGGCCGCCGGGCCATGTCCGAACTCAGGGATCTGCTCGACGTGCTGCGCTCCGACGCCGACCCGGCGGCGCAGGGGTCCGTGTCGGACGAGGAGACCACCGGTATCTGGCGGGGCAAAGTGCAGGACCTGGTGGTCCGTACGCAGCAGGCCGGTGCCTCCGTGTCGTGGGAGATGAGCGGCGAAGTCACGCAGAGCGGCGCGGACACGAACGACATCGCCTACCGGGTCGTCCAGGAGGGACTGTCGAACGCCCTGCGGCACGCACCCGGTGCCCCGATCCATTTCACTGTCGCCGCGAGCCCGCGCGAACTGCACGTCCGCGTACGCAACGGGGCGCCCACGGCCGCGAGTCCACCGGGAGGACGCCCGCCCAGCGGCGGTTACGGCCTGGTCGGCATGCGCGAGCGCATCGCGGGGATGGGCGGCTCGCTGGTGACCCTCCCGACCTCCGACGCGGGCTTCCTCCTGGAGGCGACCATCCCCACGGCAGGCACCACGGCAGGCACCAAGACAGGCTCGACGACAGGGAACACCCCATGA
- a CDS encoding response regulator transcription factor, translating into MIRVLLVDDETLVRQGIRLILEAAGDIVVVGEASDGSQVVDAVRTHRPDIVLVDINMPRVDGLAATRELLSGSFRPRVVVLTAHALDEHLYAALDAGADGFIVKDVSPHDLIAAVRTVQTGDALISPSMTRRLIDRYACSTAVRANRAQEQLDRLSARQRGTLALLARGLSNAQIGVELGITESRVKAQVSELLGALGVANRVQAATLACTAGLLDS; encoded by the coding sequence ATGATCCGCGTCCTGCTCGTCGACGACGAGACCCTTGTGCGGCAGGGCATCCGGCTGATCCTGGAGGCCGCCGGCGACATCGTCGTCGTCGGCGAGGCGAGCGACGGCTCGCAGGTCGTGGACGCCGTCCGCACGCACCGGCCCGACATCGTCCTCGTCGACATCAACATGCCCCGCGTCGACGGCCTCGCCGCCACGCGTGAGCTGCTCAGCGGCTCGTTCCGCCCGCGCGTGGTCGTCCTCACCGCGCACGCGCTCGACGAGCACCTCTACGCGGCGCTCGACGCCGGGGCGGACGGGTTCATCGTCAAGGACGTCTCGCCCCACGACCTGATCGCCGCCGTCCGGACCGTGCAGACGGGAGACGCGCTCATCTCGCCGTCGATGACCCGCCGCCTCATCGACCGGTACGCCTGCTCCACCGCGGTACGTGCCAACCGCGCCCAGGAACAGCTGGACCGGCTCTCCGCCCGGCAGCGCGGCACGCTGGCCCTGCTCGCCCGCGGTCTGTCGAACGCGCAGATCGGCGTCGAGCTCGGTATCACCGAGTCCCGCGTCAAGGCCCAGGTCAGCGAGCTCCTGGGCGCGCTCGGTGTGGCGAACAGAGTGCAGGCGGCCACGCTCGCCTGTACCGCCGGGCTGCTCGACTCATGA